A genomic region of Sarcophilus harrisii chromosome 6, mSarHar1.11, whole genome shotgun sequence contains the following coding sequences:
- the MRPL16 gene encoding 39S ribosomal protein L16, mitochondrial isoform X2, with protein MWRLVSRVGAPVLNVLPAGPGAAQPLSAGMKTFLPVPTYEGVTIPDKPKLKFIDRIPIVPKVRREPKHLNDIRGPSTEATDFTEGNFGILALGGGYLHWGHFEMMRLTINRSLDSKNMFAIWRVPGPYKPITRKGIGQRMGGGKGAIDHYVTAVRTGRLILEIGGRCEFGEVEPFLKQVAHKLPFQAKAVSRESLAKMREEQRERELNNQNPWTFERIASANMLGIRKVLSPYDLTQKGRYWGKFFLPNRV; from the exons ATGTGGCGGCTGGTGTCGCGCGTCGGTGCTCCCGTCCTGAACGTGCTCCCGGCAG GTCCTGGAGCCGCCCAGCCCCTCAGTGCTGGCATGAAGACCTTCCTCCCAGTGCCGACCTATGAAG GTGTTACTATTCCCGATAAACCCAAGCTCAAGTTTATCGATCGGATCCCAATCGTGCCGAAGGTGAGACGGGAACCCAAGCACCTGAACGATATCCGAGGACCATCCACCGAAGCCACCGACTTCACCGAGGGTAATTTTGGTATCCTG GCCCTGGGTGGCGGCTATCTTCACTGGGGCCATTTTGAAATGATGCGTCTGACAATCAACCGTTCCTTGGACAGCAAGAACATGTTTGCCATCTGGCGTGTCCCCGGCCCATACAAGCCCATCACCCGCAAGGGCATAGGCCAGCGCATGGGCGGCGGCAAAGGCGCCATCGACCACTACGTGACGGCGGTCAGGACTGGCCGCCTCATCCTGGAGATCGGGGGCCGCTGCGAGTTTGGTGAGGTGGAACCCTTCCTCAAGCAGGTGGCCCACAAGCTGCCCTTCCAAGCCAAGGCCGTGAGCCGAGAGTCTCTGGCAAAGATGCGGGAGGAGCAGAGGGAGCGGGAGCTCAACAACCAGAACCCCTGGACCTTCGAGCGCATCGCTTCAGCCAACATGCTGGGAATAAGGAAGGTGCTGAGCCCCTACGACCTGACCCAGAAGGGGCGCTACTGGGGCAAGTTCTTCCTGCCCAACCGTGTCTAA
- the MRPL16 gene encoding 39S ribosomal protein L16, mitochondrial isoform X3, producing the protein MQGPGAAQPLSAGMKTFLPVPTYEGVTIPDKPKLKFIDRIPIVPKVRREPKHLNDIRGPSTEATDFTEGNFGILALGGGYLHWGHFEMMRLTINRSLDSKNMFAIWRVPGPYKPITRKGIGQRMGGGKGAIDHYVTAVRTGRLILEIGGRCEFGEVEPFLKQVAHKLPFQAKAVSRESLAKMREEQRERELNNQNPWTFERIASANMLGIRKVLSPYDLTQKGRYWGKFFLPNRV; encoded by the exons ATGCAAG GTCCTGGAGCCGCCCAGCCCCTCAGTGCTGGCATGAAGACCTTCCTCCCAGTGCCGACCTATGAAG GTGTTACTATTCCCGATAAACCCAAGCTCAAGTTTATCGATCGGATCCCAATCGTGCCGAAGGTGAGACGGGAACCCAAGCACCTGAACGATATCCGAGGACCATCCACCGAAGCCACCGACTTCACCGAGGGTAATTTTGGTATCCTG GCCCTGGGTGGCGGCTATCTTCACTGGGGCCATTTTGAAATGATGCGTCTGACAATCAACCGTTCCTTGGACAGCAAGAACATGTTTGCCATCTGGCGTGTCCCCGGCCCATACAAGCCCATCACCCGCAAGGGCATAGGCCAGCGCATGGGCGGCGGCAAAGGCGCCATCGACCACTACGTGACGGCGGTCAGGACTGGCCGCCTCATCCTGGAGATCGGGGGCCGCTGCGAGTTTGGTGAGGTGGAACCCTTCCTCAAGCAGGTGGCCCACAAGCTGCCCTTCCAAGCCAAGGCCGTGAGCCGAGAGTCTCTGGCAAAGATGCGGGAGGAGCAGAGGGAGCGGGAGCTCAACAACCAGAACCCCTGGACCTTCGAGCGCATCGCTTCAGCCAACATGCTGGGAATAAGGAAGGTGCTGAGCCCCTACGACCTGACCCAGAAGGGGCGCTACTGGGGCAAGTTCTTCCTGCCCAACCGTGTCTAA
- the MRPL16 gene encoding 39S ribosomal protein L16, mitochondrial isoform X1, whose product MQGGKGRMEKGRQPKGRPRCKVGRGVWRRDGSQRDAPDARWEGAYGEGTAAKGTPQMQGGKGRMEKGRQPKGRPRCKVGRGVWRRDGSQRDAPDARSEGAYGEGTAAKGTPQMQGPGAAQPLSAGMKTFLPVPTYEGVTIPDKPKLKFIDRIPIVPKVRREPKHLNDIRGPSTEATDFTEGNFGILALGGGYLHWGHFEMMRLTINRSLDSKNMFAIWRVPGPYKPITRKGIGQRMGGGKGAIDHYVTAVRTGRLILEIGGRCEFGEVEPFLKQVAHKLPFQAKAVSRESLAKMREEQRERELNNQNPWTFERIASANMLGIRKVLSPYDLTQKGRYWGKFFLPNRV is encoded by the exons ATGCAAGGTGGGAAGGGGCGTATGGAGAAGGGACGGCAGCCAAAGGGACGCCCCAGATGCAAGGTGGGAAGGGGCGTATGGAGAAGGGACGGCAGCCAAAGGGACGCCCCAGATGCAAGGTGGGAAGGGGCGTATGGAGAAGGGACGGCAGCCAAAGGGACGCCCCAGATGCAAGGTGGGAAGGGGCGTATGGAGAAGGGACGGCAGCCAAAGGGACGCCCCAGATGCAAGGTGGGAAGGGGCGTATGGAGAAGGGACGGCAGCCAAAGGGATGCCCCAGATGCAAGGTCGGAAGGGGCGTATGGAGAAGGGACGGCAGCCAAAGGGACGCCCCAGATGCAAG GTCCTGGAGCCGCCCAGCCCCTCAGTGCTGGCATGAAGACCTTCCTCCCAGTGCCGACCTATGAAG GTGTTACTATTCCCGATAAACCCAAGCTCAAGTTTATCGATCGGATCCCAATCGTGCCGAAGGTGAGACGGGAACCCAAGCACCTGAACGATATCCGAGGACCATCCACCGAAGCCACCGACTTCACCGAGGGTAATTTTGGTATCCTG GCCCTGGGTGGCGGCTATCTTCACTGGGGCCATTTTGAAATGATGCGTCTGACAATCAACCGTTCCTTGGACAGCAAGAACATGTTTGCCATCTGGCGTGTCCCCGGCCCATACAAGCCCATCACCCGCAAGGGCATAGGCCAGCGCATGGGCGGCGGCAAAGGCGCCATCGACCACTACGTGACGGCGGTCAGGACTGGCCGCCTCATCCTGGAGATCGGGGGCCGCTGCGAGTTTGGTGAGGTGGAACCCTTCCTCAAGCAGGTGGCCCACAAGCTGCCCTTCCAAGCCAAGGCCGTGAGCCGAGAGTCTCTGGCAAAGATGCGGGAGGAGCAGAGGGAGCGGGAGCTCAACAACCAGAACCCCTGGACCTTCGAGCGCATCGCTTCAGCCAACATGCTGGGAATAAGGAAGGTGCTGAGCCCCTACGACCTGACCCAGAAGGGGCGCTACTGGGGCAAGTTCTTCCTGCCCAACCGTGTCTAA